The following proteins come from a genomic window of bacterium:
- a CDS encoding transporter codes for MKKLSIVILALFGVFLLSSTVFAWDDLIRCESGATIAEPGTMAGNIGIRYGSSSDMYDKDSEKQELADTGTEIRIPLWADYVVMNNLKAFAIVPIVSMNKYLSVDGKDNTGIGDIWLGAKYAVMPEGLLTVRGALDLPVGSDEKGLGNAGGFGIDIAALTSKKMDKIGLSGGLGVRWNAEGPEKALITKFQPGIGFYLNGMASYAVTEQIPAWLNLTYFNQGDGKSDGNDAKDTTVNWLEIAVGAGYKISDQLHAIGEIEYKVTGTNTQADFGISVVLGYRLPMK; via the coding sequence ATGAAAAAACTATCGATCGTTATTCTGGCTCTTTTTGGTGTTTTTCTTTTATCATCAACCGTGTTTGCCTGGGATGATCTCATCCGTTGCGAGTCCGGCGCCACAATAGCTGAGCCGGGAACCATGGCGGGAAATATCGGGATTCGGTATGGCTCCTCGAGCGATATGTATGACAAGGACAGCGAGAAACAGGAACTTGCCGATACCGGGACCGAAATCCGTATCCCTCTCTGGGCAGACTACGTCGTTATGAACAATCTCAAGGCTTTTGCCATTGTTCCCATTGTCTCCATGAACAAATACCTCTCCGTTGACGGTAAAGACAACACCGGTATCGGCGATATCTGGCTCGGCGCCAAATATGCCGTGATGCCCGAGGGTCTCCTTACTGTCCGCGGCGCTCTCGATCTTCCTGTGGGAAGCGATGAAAAAGGCCTCGGGAACGCCGGAGGTTTCGGCATCGATATTGCCGCGCTGACCAGCAAAAAGATGGATAAAATAGGCCTCAGCGGAGGACTCGGCGTCCGCTGGAATGCTGAGGGTCCTGAAAAAGCTCTTATCACTAAATTCCAGCCCGGAATAGGCTTCTATCTTAACGGCATGGCATCCTATGCTGTCACCGAACAGATTCCTGCCTGGCTCAACCTGACCTATTTCAATCAGGGTGACGGCAAGTCTGATGGCAACGATGCTAAAGACACCACGGTGAACTGGCTCGAGATAGCTGTCGGAGCGGGATACAAAATTTCCGACCAGCTCCATGCCATCGGTGAAATCGAGTACAAAGTCACGGGAACAAACACCCAGGCTGATTTCGGAATTTCCGTTGTGCTCGGTTACAGACTTCCGATGAAATAA
- a CDS encoding carboxypeptidase-like regulatory domain-containing protein — protein sequence MIIPHSTGTVISEESAGILSGTVTDDTTKHILPGATITVPVGLDILTAITDRAGCFVIEHIPEGINFPVTVSHPDYKNLTLTVSIKAGKKSRIEAGLSSVYLHLEYPNGGEAIFAGSKIHIRWTSVGIKKVRLEFSTNNGRNWRLIEAEADGPAGSYIWDVPDIPSKEYLIRITDSGRPDMHDVSDGVFSNSST from the coding sequence ATGATCATCCCGCATTCCACCGGAACAGTCATAAGCGAAGAGAGCGCCGGTATTCTCTCCGGGACGGTAACCGACGATACAACAAAGCATATACTGCCGGGAGCCACCATCACGGTTCCCGTGGGGCTCGACATCCTCACAGCCATAACGGACAGAGCCGGATGCTTCGTGATAGAACATATCCCGGAGGGTATCAACTTCCCTGTGACCGTATCGCACCCGGACTATAAGAATCTCACATTAACGGTATCAATAAAAGCGGGGAAGAAATCCCGTATCGAAGCCGGACTGTCGTCCGTATACCTGCACCTCGAATATCCCAACGGCGGGGAAGCGATTTTCGCCGGTTCGAAGATTCACATTCGATGGACTTCGGTGGGCATTAAGAAAGTCAGGCTTGAATTTTCCACAAATAACGGCCGTAACTGGCGGCTCATCGAGGCCGAGGCGGACGGACCGGCGGGTTCGTACATCTGGGATGTGCCGGACATTCCCTCGAAGGAGTATCTCATCAGGATTACCGATTCCGGGCGACCGGATATGCACGATGTAAGCGACGGTGTTTTTTCAAACTCATCGACATAG
- a CDS encoding isoprenylcysteine carboxylmethyltransferase family protein has protein sequence MKNKNTLRIPIGFAAGALFLWIADPEPRSYAAGALFMILGEAVRFISAGTLIKFEGVTRNGIYGFTRNPLYTGSFLIGAGACIMSRSIIFTVLFLALFPITYFRVIRREESYLVGRYGEEYERYLREVPRFWSGRLNIGEILRESSPFLAVKNRELRAVSGVIAVLAIMAVKMFL, from the coding sequence ATGAAGAACAAGAATACATTACGCATTCCCATCGGCTTTGCCGCCGGTGCGCTGTTTCTCTGGATAGCCGACCCGGAACCACGGAGTTACGCCGCCGGTGCGCTGTTCATGATACTTGGTGAAGCGGTGCGGTTTATCAGCGCGGGAACCCTCATCAAATTCGAGGGAGTTACCCGGAACGGCATCTATGGCTTTACGCGGAATCCTCTCTATACAGGCTCTTTTCTGATCGGTGCCGGCGCCTGTATCATGAGCCGCAGCATCATATTCACCGTCCTCTTCCTCGCCCTCTTTCCGATAACTTATTTCCGTGTCATCAGACGGGAGGAATCCTATCTCGTGGGGCGGTACGGCGAAGAATACGAACGGTATCTCAGGGAGGTGCCCCGCTTCTGGTCCGGACGGCTCAATATCGGTGAAATACTCAGGGAAAGCTCACCGTTCCTTGCGGTAAAAAACCGGGAGCTCCGTGCCGTCTCCGGGGTGATTGCTGTCCTCGCCATCATGGCAGTCAAGATGTTTCTCTGA